A window of Lemur catta isolate mLemCat1 chromosome Y, mLemCat1.pri, whole genome shotgun sequence contains these coding sequences:
- the LOC123629054 gene encoding 40S ribosomal protein S4-like isoform X2, with translation MARGPKKHLKRVTAPRHWMLDKLTGVFAPRPSTGPHKLRECLPLVIFLRNRLKYALTGDEVKKICMQRFIRIDGRVRTDITYPAGFMDVISIEKTDEHFRLVYDTKGRFAVHRITAEEAGYKLCKVRKITVGTKGIPHLVTHDARTIRYPDPVIKVNDTVQIHLGTGKITDFIKFDTGNICMVIGGANLGRVGVITNRERHPGSFDVVHVKDASGSSFATRLSNIFVIGKRLSSRLWSSAVSAHVKMRR, from the exons ATG GCCCGGGGCCCCAAGAAGCACTTGAAGCGTGTTACAGCACCGAGGCATTGGATGCTGGACAAACTAACGGGTGTGTTC GCACCTCGTCCATCGACAGGTCCCCACAAGCTCAGGGAATGTCTCCCACTCGTCATCTTCCTCAGGAATAGACTCAAGTATGCATTGACTGGAGATGAGGTAAAGAAGATATGTATGCAGCGCTTCATAAGAATTGACGGCAGGGTTCGGACAGACATCACATACCCCGCTGGATTCATGG ATGTCATCAGCATCGAGAAAACAGATGAACATTTCCGCCTGGTCTATGACACCAAGGGCCGCTTTGCTGTTCACCGCATCACAGCAGAAGAGGCAGGG TACAAGTTGTGCAAAGTGAGGAAGATTACTGTGGGTACTAAGGGAATCCCACACCTGGTGACTCATGATGCTCGTACCATCCGATACCCAGATCCTGTCATCAAGGTGAATGATACAGTGCAGATTCATTTAGGGACTGGCAAGATAACTGACTTCATCAAATTTGACACAG GAAACATATGTATGGTGATTGGTGGAGCCAACCTAGGTCGTGTTGGTGTGATCACCAACAGGGAAAGACATCCTGGTTCTTTCGATGTGGTGCACGTGAAGGATGCCAGTGGCAGCAGCTTTGCCACGAGGCTTTCCAACATTTTTGTCATTGGCAAG AGGCTGTCCTCACGTCTGTGGTCCTCGGCTGTCAGCGCACATGTGAAGATGAGGCGCTAG
- the LOC123629054 gene encoding 40S ribosomal protein S4, Y-like isoform X1 — protein MARGPKKHLKRVTAPRHWMLDKLTGVFAPRPSTGPHKLRECLPLVIFLRNRLKYALTGDEVKKICMQRFIRIDGRVRTDITYPAGFMDVISIEKTDEHFRLVYDTKGRFAVHRITAEEAGYKLCKVRKITVGTKGIPHLVTHDARTIRYPDPVIKVNDTVQIHLGTGKITDFIKFDTGNICMVIGGANLGRVGVITNRERHPGSFDVVHVKDASGSSFATRLSNIFVIGKGNKPWISLPRGKGIRLTVAEERDKQLTAKQSSG, from the exons ATG GCCCGGGGCCCCAAGAAGCACTTGAAGCGTGTTACAGCACCGAGGCATTGGATGCTGGACAAACTAACGGGTGTGTTC GCACCTCGTCCATCGACAGGTCCCCACAAGCTCAGGGAATGTCTCCCACTCGTCATCTTCCTCAGGAATAGACTCAAGTATGCATTGACTGGAGATGAGGTAAAGAAGATATGTATGCAGCGCTTCATAAGAATTGACGGCAGGGTTCGGACAGACATCACATACCCCGCTGGATTCATGG ATGTCATCAGCATCGAGAAAACAGATGAACATTTCCGCCTGGTCTATGACACCAAGGGCCGCTTTGCTGTTCACCGCATCACAGCAGAAGAGGCAGGG TACAAGTTGTGCAAAGTGAGGAAGATTACTGTGGGTACTAAGGGAATCCCACACCTGGTGACTCATGATGCTCGTACCATCCGATACCCAGATCCTGTCATCAAGGTGAATGATACAGTGCAGATTCATTTAGGGACTGGCAAGATAACTGACTTCATCAAATTTGACACAG GAAACATATGTATGGTGATTGGTGGAGCCAACCTAGGTCGTGTTGGTGTGATCACCAACAGGGAAAGACATCCTGGTTCTTTCGATGTGGTGCACGTGAAGGATGCCAGTGGCAGCAGCTTTGCCACGAGGCTTTCCAACATTTTTGTCATTGGCAAG GGTAATAAACCTTGGATTTCCCTGCCCAGGGGAAAGGGCATCCGACTTACTGTTGCtgaagagagagacaaacagCTGACAGCTAAACAGAGCAGTGGCTAA